The Bos indicus x Bos taurus breed Angus x Brahman F1 hybrid chromosome 15, Bos_hybrid_MaternalHap_v2.0, whole genome shotgun sequence genome includes a window with the following:
- the TP53I11 gene encoding tumor protein p53-inducible protein 11: MAAKQPPPLMKKHSQTDLVSRLKTRKILGVGGEDDDGEVHRSKISQVLGNEIKFAVREPLGLRVWQFVSAVLFSGIAIMALAFPDQLYDAVFDGAQVTSKTPIRLYGGALLSISLIMWNALYTAEKVIIRWTLLTEACYFSVQFLVVTATLAETGLASQGILLLLASRLLFVAISVYYYYQVGRKPKKV; the protein is encoded by the exons ATGGCAGCCAAGCAGCCCCCACCTCTCATGAAGAAACACAGCCAGACGGACCTCGTGAGCCGCCTGAAGACCCGCAAGATCCTCGGTGTGGGCGGGGAGGACGACGACGGGGAGGTCCACCGCTCCAAG ATCAGCCAGGTCTTAGGCAATGAGATCAAGTTTGCTGTTCGAGAGCCTTTGGGGCTCAG AGTCTGGCAGTTTGTCTCTGCTGTGCTCTTCTCCGGCATTGCCATCATG GCCCTTGCCTTTCCTGACCAGCTCTACGATGCGGTCTTCGACGGAGCGCAGGTGACCAGTAAGACCCCCATCCGCCTCTATGGCGGTGCCCTCCTCA GCATCTCCCTGATCATGTGGAATGCTCTCTACACGGCTGAGAAGGTCATCATCCGATGGACTCTGCTCACTGAAGCCTGCTACTTCTCGGTCCAGTTCTTGG TGGTCACTGCCACGCTAGCCGAGACAGGGCTCGCGTCTCAGgggatcctgctgctgctggccaGCCGCCTCCTTTTTGTCGCCATCAGCGTTTACTACTATTACCAAGTCGGCCGAAAACCCAAGAAGGTGTAG